AGCGATTAGCGACTTTATTAGACCGACATAAAGCGCGTAATTTTAGTTATCGAGGATTTACGACGACAAGTGCAGTATTACCCGTAGGCGCAACTGGCTCTGCGATTAAATATACATTGACGATCAGAGATGGAAATGATCCAGATTTAGATTTAACAGATGATGAAGCGGCAGGTCGGAATTGGGCCATTCAAGCTGTGAGTTCGGACGATAAGAATTATACGATGCTACTTACGAGTACAGGGATGCGTTGTAAGAATAAAACTACAGCAAATGTTGACTTTGAGAGCTGTGGCAGTACTGCAAATGGTAGTGAGGAGTGGTAAATGAATAAAGGATTTACGCTTATTGAACTCATGATTGTGGTTGCAATTATTGGTATCTTGGCTGCTATCGCATATCCATCTTATCAAGAGCATGTACGAAAAACAAAGCGTGTAGAAGCTCAGGCTGAACTGGTTGCCCTAGCTAACCAAATTCAGCGTTATAAAGTATCCAACTTTAGGTTTTTATTGGCGAATGGTAACCCGATCACATTGGGAACATTAGGTTATACACTCAATGCAAACGATAATCTTGAAATTCCTCAAGGTAGTGATCCATTGTATGAAGTATCTTTAACAAATGTTGCGGCAAATACATGGACATTAACAGCGACTCCTATTAATGGAAGCATTCAGGAAAATGATGGGGTTAGTATTTTAAATCACCGCGGGGAAAAATGCTGGACCAAAGGTGCATCGACTTGTGCCCTAAGTGGCACATCCAACTGGGACGGCAAATAAAATCCAAATTCAAAACTGTGGATAAACAAATTTTAATCTTCCTTTCGTAGTAAAGATAACGTAAAATACTGCCCTCTATGAAAGGGGTTTGAAATGTTCCGGTGGTCGGAGCAGGGATAATCCGTAAAAACTATAAGGTTGTATCATGGTAGTTATTCGTCTTGCACGCGGTGGTGCTAAAAAACGTCCGTTCTATCAAGTAATTGTAACTGATAGCCGTAATGCACGTGACGGTCGTTTCATCGAACGTATTGGTTTCTTCAACCCAACAGCTCAAGGTAAAGCAGAAAAACTTCGTTTAGATGCTGACCGTTTTGCACACTGGGTTGCTCAAGGTGCTCAACCATCTGAACGTGTTGCTTCTTTAGCTGCTCAAGCTAAGAAAGCTGCAGCTACTGCATAATTTTTGCTAATTAAGTAGTAGGTAGCCCATGACACCAACACAGAATGTTCCCGAAGATCGTATTCAGATTGGACAG
This DNA window, taken from Acinetobacter sp. WCHA55, encodes the following:
- a CDS encoding type IV pilin protein, whose product is MKQTINSSGFTLIELMVVVVIVAIFAAIAIPSYQEYVRRAVASQAQQEVQRLATLLDRHKARNFSYRGFTTTSAVLPVGATGSAIKYTLTIRDGNDPDLDLTDDEAAGRNWAIQAVSSDDKNYTMLLTSTGMRCKNKTTANVDFESCGSTANGSEEW
- a CDS encoding type IV pilin protein, whose translation is MNKGFTLIELMIVVAIIGILAAIAYPSYQEHVRKTKRVEAQAELVALANQIQRYKVSNFRFLLANGNPITLGTLGYTLNANDNLEIPQGSDPLYEVSLTNVAANTWTLTATPINGSIQENDGVSILNHRGEKCWTKGASTCALSGTSNWDGK
- the rpsP gene encoding 30S ribosomal protein S16 produces the protein MVVIRLARGGAKKRPFYQVIVTDSRNARDGRFIERIGFFNPTAQGKAEKLRLDADRFAHWVAQGAQPSERVASLAAQAKKAAATA